CACCTCCACGCGGCCCCACTGCCGCCGCGCCTCTGCCGGCCCGGGCGGGTCCCCCTGGCCCAGATGCAGGCCGTCGGCGGACACTTCGCGCGCCAGCGCCAAGTCGTCGTTGATGATCAGCCCCGTCGCGCTCCCGCGCGTGATTTCGCGGATCCGCTCCGCGATCCGTCGGCGCTCGTCGGGCGGTTCGCGCTTCATCCGCAGCTGCACCCAGGCCACACCGCACTCCACCGCAGCCGCCGCACACCGCTCGTAGCCGGCCACCGGCTCGGTCAGCACCAGGTACAGCCCGAAGCGGTCACGCATTCGCCAGATCCCGCAGGATCACTTCGGCCACCTTGCGGCCGCTGCGCAACATCCCGCCGAAAATCGGCCCCATCCGGTGTCCACCCCCCACCTGGTTCGCCGCCATGCCGCAAACATACAGCCCCGCGCACACCCGCCCGGTATACTGCACCACCGCGGCCTCGCCCATCTCCGCCCACATCGGTCGTTCGCCCGGGACGCCCCTCGTGGGCGTGTCCAGCACCAGCCCGCCTTTCAACGCCGCCAGCCGCACGATCTCCCCCGGATGGCCGGTCGCGTCCACCACCGCCCGCGCCACCACGCAGATCGGATCCACGTGCATCTGCTGCCGCACCACCGGCGCCCAGTTGATCACCAGCCCTGCCACCCGATCCACACGTACCACTAGGTCCTCCACCGTCACCGCGTTGAAAATCAGCGCGCCCGCACGCCGCGCACCGAGGATCAGCGCCGCCGCCAGCTCCACCGAATCCGCCGTCAGCAGCCCCTCCCCCGCCGGCGCATGCCCAACGCCCAGCTCGTCCAGCAACGGCCCGAGGTCCTCTTGCAACACCACCTCGTTGAACAGCATGCCGCCCCCCCACACCCCACCTCCCGGCGCCAACCGCCGCTCAAAAATCGCAACCGAGCGCCCGGCCGCCGCCAGATCCCGCGCCGCCATCAGC
Above is a window of Kiritimatiellia bacterium DNA encoding:
- a CDS encoding sulfide-dependent adenosine diphosphate thiazole synthase, whose product is MEPSITRAIVRSYLAKLDRAAELDVALVGAGPSALMAARDLAAAGRSVAIFERRLAPGGGVWGGGMLFNEVVLQEDLGPLLDELGVGHAPAGEGLLTADSVELAAALILGARRAGALIFNAVTVEDLVVRVDRVAGLVINWAPVVRQQMHVDPICVVARAVVDATGHPGEIVRLAALKGGLVLDTPTRGVPGERPMWAEMGEAAVVQYTGRVCAGLYVCGMAANQVGGGHRMGPIFGGMLRSGRKVAEVILRDLANA